The Desulfonatronum sp. SC1 genome includes a region encoding these proteins:
- a CDS encoding glycosyltransferase: protein MNPKLSIIVPSFNQAEFLEETILSIINQDYRNFELIIIDGGSTDGSVDILERYN from the coding sequence ATGAATCCTAAATTATCTATAATTGTACCATCCTTTAATCAAGCAGAGTTTTTAGAAGAGACTATTCTTTCAATTATTAATCAGGATTATAGAAACTTTGAATTAATTATTATAGATGGAGGCTCAACTGATGGTTCCGTTGATATATTAGAGAGGTATAACC